A DNA window from Oscillatoria sp. FACHB-1406 contains the following coding sequences:
- a CDS encoding ribonuclease H — protein sequence MSTRIIKSFYADGTCLGNPGPGGWGLVVSFTDGSIVELGGAQEQTTSNCMEMQAAVAALQLLSATAQSEPVTLYINSEYLRTGVTKGLSGWKQSEWKTDGGEPILHRELWETLDRLNSDRIDWQYGYEQSNKPSNEYADADSTESAARIARAFAGGVGSQHPFSDFETALQDLEWLQRPHREKVAGLSDSEAQVTIGYKQHPHPTTPHKKMTEFAPTSATDDSLLSQEQRIAQLRHSIESLRIADEIASKGYLIGSSELADLMNVNASAVTSRGDHWPWRNWVVSRVRREGNQILWQLERVD from the coding sequence ATGTCCACTCGCATCATTAAAAGTTTCTACGCCGATGGAACTTGCTTGGGAAACCCCGGACCCGGAGGATGGGGATTAGTTGTCAGCTTCACCGATGGTTCCATTGTCGAATTAGGGGGCGCGCAGGAGCAAACCACGAGTAACTGTATGGAAATGCAGGCAGCCGTTGCTGCTCTCCAGCTTCTCAGCGCCACCGCCCAAAGCGAACCCGTTACCCTCTACATCAACAGCGAATACCTGAGAACGGGAGTAACGAAGGGGCTTTCCGGGTGGAAGCAGAGCGAGTGGAAAACCGATGGAGGCGAACCCATTCTCCATCGAGAACTCTGGGAAACCCTCGATCGCCTCAACAGCGATCGGATCGATTGGCAGTATGGGTACGAACAGAGTAATAAGCCGAGTAACGAATACGCCGATGCGGACTCCACCGAATCCGCTGCGCGTATTGCACGAGCCTTCGCGGGCGGCGTGGGTTCTCAGCACCCCTTCTCCGACTTTGAAACCGCCCTGCAAGACCTCGAATGGCTGCAAAGACCCCATCGAGAAAAGGTAGCGGGCTTATCAGACTCAGAAGCACAAGTAACGATAGGTTACAAACAGCATCCTCACCCAACAACCCCCCATAAAAAAATGACTGAATTCGCTCCCACCAGCGCAACCGACGACTCGCTACTCTCCCAGGAACAGCGCATCGCTCAACTTAGGCATTCGATCGAATCGCTGCGCATTGCCGACGAAATCGCCAGCAAAGGTTACTTGATTGGCAGTTCCGAACTGGCTGACTTAATGAACGTCAACGCCAGCGCCGTAACCAGTCGCGGCGACCATTGGCCGTGGCGCAATTGGGTCGTGTCCCGCGTGCGACGCGAAGGCAACCAAATTCTTTGGCAACTCGAACGAGTCGATTGA
- a CDS encoding tetratricopeptide repeat protein: protein MKNIWQSFFKSPTSESAPELREAPKPNKPLSDADYEYLFEQLLEGIAYGWQPGRIQRFFETLGERGDKDAWLGWLERYQLKAMTAPTANENLAQYLLKLDEQCQALPPTSTARQVGDRAREIAMELLSRGTLNEIWEYTGPDGVENFGAAVELPEDNPPLAPAPMEELPPPEPLPEPIPSQVSPTDWSWEELLTTLQQNPAFAVQVAQELGLETTNLQSLATALAAQIDSQANPPPLEEPETAFNRGVERYEIEDFAGALSDWEKAIELRPSYYQAWNNRGLALKQLGRPEESLICYRQALELEPTYYKAWYNQGIVLEELERFEAAVASYDRALELKPDYDKAWSSRGDALQGAGQWEMAIASYEKALEIEPDLSGVWYQRGLTLKKVGNAKEAIASYDRALELRADTPEIWTARGHAAIELQVYEEAIASFDKALQFKPEAWEAWLGRSHAARLSAAPDLLLTSLSAISDSSPSLNQRGEAGELASLEAGLECLYPNTHPEGWGQLHAAIGRLYSRQAQTNPQEAEELRQKAVGRYHEALTTLTEEAFPELHLEVLQDLIQVQWALEDTARANKSLQRGASLLLRLLDNPQQSEGQQKCRAAELARFNQLGVDLAVQSGELATALELAQQSQVAASSIEGEPSPEAPSWRELRERLAPQTVAVYWHLSPVALTTFILDRDRAEPLVLGQPGNEVKQIVLTPALRARIREARENPTRIGQILLDLLEIEESDPERAPQTSGHSLELLQRLQQFQTWRLDWQRCLLQAEAEPSVFSKLLERLAEILNVPAILAATAKETASAASVLTLIPGSELDLLPLPALFASARSTAIPHCYPSTRTAFRPSTQQRPTSLSGLFVGQSEVEAEIFQQVSRNWAGARYLDPAQTSKSAAIAAISEGYQILHVAEPAGTGLTKINKYGIEWAYGESLGLEQLSTLPLSSYYLMVLPSNLAKTAALLERLLDRGVQYILYRLWPGDRIASDLLIGEFYRRLSAGAEPPEALYQSQRWLQTATAESLMVAYRDRISEASDTRSAEHLETQVRTLEENAAKMKGDSYPYANPYYWAGFIAIG, encoded by the coding sequence TTGAAAAACATCTGGCAGTCTTTCTTCAAATCCCCAACGTCCGAGTCCGCTCCGGAGTTGAGAGAAGCGCCAAAGCCTAACAAACCCCTCAGCGATGCGGATTACGAGTATTTATTCGAGCAATTGCTCGAAGGGATTGCCTATGGGTGGCAGCCGGGACGCATTCAGCGCTTTTTTGAAACGTTGGGCGAACGAGGCGACAAGGATGCTTGGCTGGGCTGGTTGGAGCGCTACCAACTCAAGGCGATGACAGCACCGACAGCCAATGAAAACTTGGCTCAGTATCTCCTCAAACTCGACGAACAGTGTCAAGCCTTGCCTCCCACCTCAACCGCGCGCCAAGTCGGAGATCGCGCCCGCGAGATTGCGATGGAACTCCTCTCGCGCGGAACCCTCAACGAAATTTGGGAGTATACTGGCCCGGATGGGGTAGAAAACTTCGGAGCAGCAGTCGAGCTTCCCGAAGACAACCCGCCCCTCGCGCCCGCCCCGATGGAGGAACTGCCGCCGCCGGAACCGCTTCCGGAGCCGATACCGAGTCAAGTTTCCCCCACCGATTGGTCTTGGGAAGAACTGTTAACAACGCTTCAGCAAAATCCCGCGTTTGCCGTTCAAGTGGCGCAGGAACTCGGACTGGAGACGACGAACTTGCAGTCGCTGGCGACGGCACTAGCGGCACAAATCGACTCTCAAGCCAACCCGCCGCCCTTAGAAGAGCCAGAAACGGCTTTCAATCGCGGTGTCGAACGCTACGAAATTGAGGATTTTGCGGGCGCTTTGAGCGATTGGGAAAAAGCGATTGAGTTGCGACCGAGCTACTATCAAGCTTGGAACAATCGCGGTTTAGCGCTCAAACAGTTGGGACGACCGGAAGAGAGCCTGATCTGTTACCGTCAAGCGCTGGAACTGGAGCCGACATACTATAAGGCTTGGTACAACCAAGGCATTGTCCTGGAGGAGTTGGAGCGCTTCGAGGCGGCTGTTGCGTCCTACGATCGCGCGTTGGAACTCAAACCCGACTACGATAAAGCTTGGTCGAGTCGGGGCGACGCGCTCCAAGGGGCAGGACAGTGGGAAATGGCGATCGCGTCTTACGAAAAAGCGCTCGAAATCGAACCCGATCTTTCGGGGGTATGGTATCAGCGCGGCTTGACGTTGAAGAAGGTCGGCAATGCAAAAGAGGCGATCGCGTCCTACGATAGAGCCTTAGAACTGCGAGCCGATACGCCGGAAATTTGGACGGCTCGCGGTCATGCCGCAATCGAACTGCAAGTTTACGAAGAAGCGATCGCCTCCTTCGATAAAGCATTACAATTTAAACCCGAAGCCTGGGAAGCTTGGCTCGGTCGCAGTCATGCGGCTCGGCTCTCCGCCGCCCCAGACCTGCTGCTCACCTCCCTAAGCGCCATTTCTGACTCTTCGCCCAGCCTCAATCAGCGCGGCGAAGCCGGGGAACTCGCCAGCTTGGAAGCGGGGCTAGAATGCCTTTATCCCAACACTCACCCGGAAGGCTGGGGGCAATTGCACGCCGCGATCGGTCGATTGTACTCCCGCCAAGCGCAAACCAACCCCCAAGAAGCTGAGGAATTGCGTCAAAAAGCCGTCGGTCGCTATCACGAAGCCCTGACGACCCTCACCGAAGAAGCCTTCCCGGAGTTACACCTGGAAGTGCTGCAAGATTTGATTCAAGTCCAGTGGGCGCTGGAAGATACAGCCCGGGCGAATAAGTCTTTGCAGCGCGGAGCGAGTTTGCTGTTGCGGCTGCTTGACAATCCCCAACAGTCGGAGGGTCAACAGAAATGCCGCGCGGCAGAACTAGCTCGGTTCAATCAGTTAGGAGTCGATCTGGCGGTGCAGTCGGGAGAATTAGCCACAGCCCTAGAACTCGCCCAACAAAGTCAAGTGGCGGCTAGCTCAATCGAGGGAGAACCTTCCCCAGAAGCGCCGAGTTGGCGGGAACTTCGGGAGCGGCTCGCACCCCAAACCGTCGCGGTTTACTGGCATCTCAGCCCCGTAGCACTGACGACGTTTATTCTCGATCGCGATCGGGCCGAACCCCTCGTTCTCGGTCAGCCGGGAAATGAAGTCAAACAAATTGTCTTAACGCCCGCACTGCGAGCCAGGATTCGGGAAGCACGGGAAAATCCCACTCGAATCGGGCAAATTTTGCTCGACCTCCTCGAGATTGAAGAAAGCGACCCGGAGCGCGCGCCGCAAACGAGCGGTCACAGCTTGGAGTTACTGCAACGCTTGCAACAATTCCAAACTTGGCGGCTCGACTGGCAACGCTGCCTTCTGCAAGCGGAAGCCGAACCGAGCGTCTTCTCTAAACTGCTGGAGCGACTCGCCGAGATTCTCAATGTTCCGGCGATTCTGGCTGCTACTGCTAAAGAAACCGCTTCAGCAGCCTCCGTTTTGACCCTGATTCCGGGCAGCGAACTGGATTTGCTACCCCTGCCGGCTTTGTTTGCCTCTGCCCGCTCGACGGCTATCCCCCACTGTTACCCCAGCACCCGCACCGCCTTTCGTCCCTCAACCCAGCAACGACCGACCTCGCTGTCGGGTCTATTTGTTGGGCAGAGCGAGGTGGAAGCGGAGATTTTCCAACAGGTCAGCCGCAACTGGGCTGGCGCTCGCTACCTCGATCCCGCCCAAACCTCGAAAAGCGCCGCGATCGCCGCCATTTCTGAGGGCTATCAAATCCTCCACGTCGCCGAACCCGCCGGGACGGGTTTGACAAAAATCAATAAATATGGTATTGAATGGGCTTACGGTGAAAGCCTCGGTTTGGAGCAACTCAGTACCCTGCCCCTCTCCTCCTATTACCTCATGGTTCTGCCGAGCAACCTCGCAAAAACGGCAGCCCTGCTCGAAAGACTGCTCGATCGCGGCGTACAGTACATTCTCTACCGTCTTTGGCCGGGAGATAGAATCGCGAGCGACCTGCTGATAGGAGAATTCTACCGCCGTTTGAGCGCCGGAGCCGAACCGCCCGAAGCCTTGTACCAAAGTCAGCGCTGGTTGCAAACCGCCACCGCCGAGAGCTTGATGGTTGCCTACCGCGATCGCATTTCCGAAGCCAGCGATACCCGATCCGCCGAACACCTCGAAACCCAAGTGAGAACCCTAGAAGAGAATGCTGCTAAAATGAAGGGCGATTCCTATCCCTATGCGAATCCCTACTACTGGGCGGGATTTATCGCGATCGGTTGA
- a CDS encoding adenylate/guanylate cyclase domain-containing protein — protein sequence MFSFQLLSWLRLFQARLSQRLVLWLFASLVFIEFVVLIPSYYSEQRRQLRNLEDLSYAAVDSIISLTKMEGLTSSQFPDRLKKILEDSTTIRGIAIYKTDGTLDRVIGEAPQLFLRDLNRFHQKVYRKSFGDRYDVAWLSQTIQDKYILVVRLDASRVRGELSNYLLRIAFLVLVISGFVTFVMMLVLGRTVIEPIVRLRQDLIRAGEALSQDKTGCQFYSLSVQRRDEVGDVMTAFKEMFNRVSWEIQERKRAEAVLREEQEKSERLLLTILPHSIAQQLKEKHGTIANRFSNVTILFADIVGFTPLSSSLSPEELVELLNQIFSSFDCLTEQYNIEKIKTIGDSYMVAAGLPLPREDHADAIAEMALGMQAIVQQFPSLLGTQLQIRIGINTGTVVAGVIGTKKFIYDLWGDAVNIASRMESHGLPGSIQVSEQTYQLLRDRYQFQERGELEIKGKGMMRTYILLGNKEENLAEKTI from the coding sequence ATGTTTTCGTTCCAACTCTTATCTTGGCTCCGTCTCTTTCAGGCTCGTTTATCCCAACGCCTCGTCCTCTGGCTTTTTGCCAGCCTCGTTTTTATTGAATTTGTTGTTTTGATTCCATCGTATTACTCAGAACAGCGACGACAGCTTCGCAATCTCGAAGACTTATCCTACGCGGCGGTAGATTCAATCATCAGTCTGACCAAGATGGAAGGATTGACTTCCAGTCAATTTCCCGATCGCCTTAAAAAGATTCTTGAAGATTCGACCACGATTCGAGGAATTGCAATTTATAAAACGGATGGAACCCTCGATCGCGTGATTGGAGAAGCCCCTCAATTATTTTTAAGGGATCTGAATCGCTTTCACCAAAAAGTTTATCGGAAAAGTTTTGGCGATCGCTACGATGTAGCGTGGTTGTCTCAGACGATTCAAGACAAATATATTCTCGTTGTTCGTCTTGATGCTTCGAGAGTGAGAGGAGAATTATCGAATTATCTGCTCAGAATTGCCTTCCTCGTTCTGGTGATTTCGGGTTTTGTTACCTTTGTGATGATGCTCGTTCTCGGAAGAACGGTGATCGAACCGATTGTGCGCTTGCGACAAGACCTAATTCGGGCGGGTGAAGCACTCAGCCAAGATAAAACGGGCTGTCAATTTTACTCGCTTTCCGTCCAACGCCGAGATGAAGTTGGGGATGTAATGACGGCGTTTAAGGAAATGTTTAATCGCGTTTCCTGGGAGATTCAAGAACGGAAACGAGCCGAAGCAGTGTTGCGAGAAGAACAAGAAAAATCGGAACGGTTATTGCTGACAATTTTACCGCATTCTATCGCTCAGCAGTTAAAAGAAAAACACGGCACAATCGCAAATCGCTTTTCAAATGTCACGATCTTATTTGCTGATATTGTTGGCTTTACGCCTCTGTCTTCTTCCTTGTCACCAGAAGAATTGGTGGAGTTATTAAATCAGATTTTTTCGAGTTTCGATTGCTTGACAGAGCAGTACAATATTGAGAAAATAAAAACGATTGGCGATAGTTATATGGTAGCGGCGGGTTTGCCTTTGCCGAGAGAAGACCACGCGGACGCGATCGCAGAAATGGCCCTCGGTATGCAAGCAATCGTTCAACAATTTCCGAGCTTATTGGGAACCCAACTTCAAATCCGCATCGGGATTAATACTGGAACCGTTGTAGCGGGCGTAATCGGCACAAAAAAGTTTATTTACGATTTGTGGGGGGATGCCGTAAACATCGCCAGTCGTATGGAATCTCACGGACTCCCCGGCTCTATTCAAGTGAGCGAACAAACGTATCAATTACTGCGCGATCGCTACCAATTTCAAGAGCGTGGAGAACTAGAAATTAAGGGTAAAGGAATGATGCGAACCTATATTTTATTGGGAAATAAAGAAGAAAACTTAGCGGAAAAAACCATATAA
- a CDS encoding type II CAAX endopeptidase family protein, whose amino-acid sequence MRKQAILALLLIVPVASFGVAMALWIAPGTLGQAIFSLSKLWLFVLPAVWFLRVEKGEFKLSLPRMGEVLLGTVLGLAMFATIWGIYIAVGQDLIDPVYVRDRAQQVGVSSPQVYLAGAAYFSFINAPIEEYVWRWFVGRQCERLLQLQGAILLSALLFTLHHVIGLARYFALPVVVLGSLGVFGAGAIWSWCYFKSHSLWASTISHILADLAIALVGWQLLYGFFR is encoded by the coding sequence ATGCGAAAACAAGCAATTCTTGCCTTACTTCTTATCGTTCCGGTTGCCAGCTTCGGCGTAGCAATGGCCTTATGGATTGCGCCGGGAACTTTGGGACAAGCTATTTTTTCGCTGTCAAAACTTTGGCTATTCGTCTTACCCGCAGTTTGGTTTCTTCGCGTCGAGAAAGGTGAATTTAAACTGAGTCTGCCTCGTATGGGGGAAGTTTTACTCGGAACGGTGCTAGGACTGGCTATGTTTGCAACTATTTGGGGAATCTATATTGCAGTCGGTCAAGATTTAATCGATCCAGTTTATGTTCGAGATCGAGCGCAGCAAGTTGGCGTTAGCAGTCCGCAAGTCTATTTGGCGGGTGCTGCTTATTTTAGCTTTATTAATGCGCCGATCGAAGAGTATGTTTGGCGCTGGTTTGTCGGTCGTCAATGCGAGCGGTTATTGCAACTTCAAGGTGCAATTTTATTGAGCGCGCTGCTGTTTACTTTACATCACGTTATTGGCTTAGCTCGTTATTTTGCCTTGCCGGTCGTTGTGTTAGGTTCTCTGGGTGTTTTTGGAGCGGGAGCGATTTGGTCGTGGTGCTATTTTAAGTCTCATTCGCTCTGGGCGAGTACGATTAGTCATATCTTAGCAGATTTAGCGATCGCGCTCGTTGGCTGGCAGCTATTATATGGTTTTTTCCGCTAA
- a CDS encoding AvaI/BsoBI family type II restriction endonuclease produces the protein MTAYRNYLQSSKELVTTYEATRAGFVALALEKNRRATPYVAEAKALKEAVNQVRIPADLLSIQGIEMGLLTAAGLSDKSLAHLMPQDKVDAINGLIKNFLEPAGANFVEELVFRFLLTRGDTLGGSMR, from the coding sequence ATGACTGCTTATCGTAACTATCTTCAGTCTAGTAAGGAGCTTGTAACAACTTATGAAGCAACTCGTGCGGGCTTCGTGGCGCTTGCACTTGAAAAGAACCGACGGGCTACCCCTTATGTGGCAGAAGCAAAGGCACTGAAAGAGGCGGTAAATCAAGTTAGAATTCCTGCTGACTTGCTAAGTATTCAGGGTATCGAGATGGGATTGTTGACTGCGGCAGGATTATCTGACAAATCTCTCGCTCACTTGATGCCGCAGGATAAAGTTGACGCGATTAACGGTTTAATTAAAAACTTTCTTGAGCCAGCAGGTGCAAATTTTGTAGAGGAATTAGTTTTTAGATTTCTATTGACTCGCGGCGATACGCTTGGTGGTTCGATGCGTTAG
- a CDS encoding site-specific DNA-methyltransferase translates to MTNLSSVSNIDPEVQNNTLREIDNLDKQLQHHFQAKFFVQPALTRLLVSFQANKTRPIYRWYKYKEAFSASLVELLLQKYGLNQGKILDPFAGSGTALFAASDLGLDTDGIELLPIGQQIIETKKIIDTELTFEDLERLKTWLRSQIWKQVNQKFCLTEFKITKGAYSQETKKAIEQYLEACYQENERVQKVLRFALLCILESISYTRKDGQYLRWDHRSGRGQGKKPFNKGDILDFDYAIASKIEEIINDLEPPIHQVELFSVKMPPGKVKLFKGSCLSLLPTLPDAIYDAVITSPPYCNRYDYTRTYALELALLNVSEKGLIDLRQEMLSCTVENRSKDLLTINPNWNLALETANTQTLLQSILRYLGDRKLQGVLNNNGIPRMVRGYFYEMACVIQECSRILKPGALLFMVNDNVRYSGVSISVDTILSDFAEKLGFIVENILVLPGDKGNSSQQMGNHGRDPLRKCVYVWRKQ, encoded by the coding sequence GTGACAAATCTGTCAAGCGTTTCCAATATCGACCCTGAAGTGCAAAATAATACTCTTAGGGAAATTGATAACCTTGACAAACAATTACAGCATCATTTTCAAGCCAAGTTTTTTGTTCAGCCTGCACTTACTAGACTTTTAGTAAGTTTTCAAGCTAACAAAACAAGACCTATATACCGATGGTACAAATATAAAGAAGCCTTTTCTGCCTCTCTTGTTGAGCTTTTACTGCAAAAGTATGGACTTAATCAGGGCAAGATACTAGATCCTTTTGCAGGCAGCGGAACGGCTTTGTTTGCTGCTAGTGATTTAGGATTGGATACTGATGGTATTGAGTTGTTACCTATTGGTCAACAGATCATTGAAACAAAGAAGATTATCGATACTGAATTGACATTTGAAGACTTAGAACGTCTCAAAACTTGGTTGAGATCTCAAATCTGGAAGCAGGTTAATCAAAAGTTTTGTTTGACCGAGTTTAAGATTACAAAAGGAGCCTATTCTCAAGAAACCAAAAAAGCAATTGAGCAATACCTAGAAGCTTGTTATCAAGAAAATGAAAGAGTACAAAAAGTTCTGCGCTTTGCTTTACTATGCATTTTAGAGTCTATAAGCTACACTCGCAAAGATGGGCAATATCTCCGTTGGGATCATCGTTCTGGCCGTGGGCAAGGAAAGAAGCCTTTTAACAAAGGTGATATTTTAGATTTTGATTATGCGATCGCCAGTAAGATCGAAGAAATCATCAACGATCTTGAACCTCCCATACATCAGGTAGAACTTTTTTCGGTTAAGATGCCACCCGGTAAAGTCAAACTTTTTAAAGGTTCTTGTCTCAGCTTGCTACCGACTTTGCCTGATGCAATTTATGATGCTGTTATCACATCTCCACCCTATTGCAATCGATATGACTACACTCGCACTTATGCATTAGAACTTGCATTATTAAATGTTTCTGAAAAGGGGCTAATCGATCTACGACAGGAAATGTTAAGCTGCACAGTCGAAAATCGCTCAAAAGACTTGTTGACTATTAATCCAAATTGGAATTTGGCTCTAGAGACTGCAAATACACAGACTCTATTACAATCCATTTTGCGCTATTTGGGCGATCGGAAACTTCAGGGTGTATTAAATAATAACGGAATACCCCGAATGGTAAGAGGTTATTTTTACGAAATGGCTTGCGTTATACAAGAATGTTCCCGCATACTCAAACCTGGAGCATTGTTGTTTATGGTCAATGACAATGTGCGTTATTCTGGCGTAAGTATTTCAGTAGATACGATACTCTCGGACTTTGCGGAGAAACTCGGTTTCATAGTTGAAAATATTCTCGTTTTACCGGGTGATAAGGGTAACAGTAGCCAGCAAATGGGAAATCATGGGCGCGATCCCTTGCGAAAATGTGTTTATGTATGGAGAAAACAGTAA
- a CDS encoding DUF1823 family protein, with product MSNLPPLNRDTLWAILNETIEDATVNQLVWHYLGYRYDPQTQTWDNSAVPDDWRADYPEPPDFIENRPPTVKLTRSIPPENKQLLKETLGFKGYKVGEFGPRQTRRATMANWLLSYMQQNNIQL from the coding sequence ATGTCTAATTTACCTCCCCTCAACCGCGACACCCTCTGGGCGATTCTCAACGAGACCATTGAAGATGCAACCGTCAACCAACTCGTTTGGCACTATTTAGGCTATCGCTACGACCCACAAACGCAAACTTGGGACAACAGCGCCGTTCCCGACGATTGGCGCGCCGACTATCCCGAACCACCGGATTTCATCGAAAATCGTCCCCCCACCGTTAAATTAACGCGCTCCATCCCCCCAGAAAATAAACAGTTACTTAAAGAAACATTGGGATTTAAAGGTTATAAAGTTGGCGAATTCGGACCGCGACAAACCCGCCGCGCGACGATGGCGAATTGGCTGCTGAGTTATATGCAGCAAAATAATATTCAACTCTAG
- the murI gene encoding glutamate racemase, with the protein MQEIQRRPIGVFDSGVGGLTVLRELNRQLPEESILYFADTARLPYGTRSAEEILQFVREILHWMREREVKMVIMACNTSSALALEAVRQEFDFPILGIILPGARAAVRTGRRIGVIATPATAASHAYQQAILEANPEARVWEVGCPEFVPLIESNRIRDPYTQQVARQYLQPLLDRQIDTLIYGCTHYPHLEPVLKKLLPRSVRLVDPAQWLVRAIDRELELMGLKHLKTALPTQFYTSGCPQDFASLSQQWLGRLPEVEQIQLASVPAT; encoded by the coding sequence ATGCAGGAAATCCAACGCAGACCGATTGGCGTATTTGATAGTGGTGTGGGGGGGCTGACGGTTCTCCGAGAACTCAACCGACAACTTCCCGAGGAATCGATTCTTTATTTTGCCGATACTGCGCGCCTACCTTACGGTACGCGATCGGCAGAAGAAATTTTGCAGTTTGTGCGGGAAATCCTGCATTGGATGCGCGAGCGAGAGGTCAAAATGGTCATCATGGCCTGTAATACCAGTTCCGCCCTAGCCTTAGAAGCCGTGCGCCAAGAGTTTGACTTTCCTATCTTAGGCATTATCTTACCGGGCGCGCGCGCGGCCGTGCGAACCGGACGGCGCATCGGCGTGATTGCCACCCCCGCTACCGCCGCCAGTCACGCCTACCAACAAGCGATTCTTGAAGCCAATCCCGAAGCGCGCGTTTGGGAGGTGGGCTGTCCGGAGTTCGTCCCCTTAATTGAAAGCAACCGCATCCGCGATCCTTATACCCAACAAGTGGCGCGCCAGTACCTCCAACCATTGCTCGATCGCCAAATTGACACCTTGATTTACGGTTGCACGCACTATCCCCATCTAGAACCCGTGCTGAAGAAATTGCTACCGCGATCGGTTCGCTTAGTGGATCCGGCGCAATGGCTCGTTCGCGCGATCGATCGCGAATTAGAATTAATGGGCCTCAAGCACCTCAAAACGGCACTCCCCACGCAGTTTTATACGAGCGGTTGCCCGCAAGACTTTGCTTCCCTTTCCCAGCAATGGCTCGGGCGCTTACCGGAAGTCGAGCAAATTCAACTCGCCTCCGTTCCCGCTACTTAA
- a CDS encoding N-acetylmuramoyl-L-alanine amidase, producing MKTLRFYLLLLSWLSVVLCALPAEAARLLFWRFDPNQNQLLFTTDVGVQPTAQLISNPTRLIIDLPGIDLGRETVNQSFRGTVRGVRVGQFDDRTTRIVVELAPGYTMNPDKIQFRGVSPTNWTVSLPNPEQIGSQSRPTQPPVSTVPSLPPLPPPTNVPPPVASDRAATVEAIDLVNRRLVVRGNRPLAISSRWNDSAGLYELTIPNARLAERLQGPQLKPDSPIAELRVRQQDAQTVVLLLKPSPTFQIGSIDQRGSLLNIDLAIRTSTAVPVSPPDRTTPLPPRQTNPDSLPSIPNSRLRVVVDPGHGGEDYGAIGLGGLQEKEVVLDVSQQVAKLLEQQGINVTMTRDDDRFISLQGRTALANRLRADLFVSIHANSVDNRPEVSGLETYYFSNGSQLASIIHRNVLDTVDIRDRSVRQARFYVLRNSEMPAVLVEIGFVTGSEDSSNLRKPEHRRQLATAIARGVLEYVQRNLR from the coding sequence ATGAAAACCTTGAGATTTTACTTGTTGCTTTTGAGTTGGTTGAGCGTTGTGCTGTGTGCCTTGCCCGCAGAAGCGGCCAGGTTATTATTTTGGCGTTTCGATCCCAATCAAAACCAATTGCTCTTCACAACGGACGTTGGCGTACAACCGACGGCTCAACTTATTTCTAACCCCACGCGCCTAATTATCGATCTGCCTGGAATCGATTTGGGGCGAGAGACAGTCAATCAATCTTTTCGCGGTACGGTTCGCGGCGTGCGCGTCGGTCAATTTGACGATCGCACCACGCGCATTGTCGTCGAACTGGCTCCGGGTTACACGATGAACCCCGATAAGATTCAATTCCGAGGGGTTTCGCCGACCAATTGGACGGTTTCCCTCCCGAATCCGGAACAGATTGGTTCCCAGTCGCGACCGACGCAACCGCCGGTTTCGACGGTTCCTTCCCTGCCTCCTCTGCCGCCCCCCACGAACGTTCCTCCGCCGGTAGCGAGCGATCGCGCGGCAACCGTTGAGGCGATCGATTTGGTCAATCGTCGTTTGGTGGTGCGGGGAAATCGACCCCTCGCCATTTCTAGCCGTTGGAACGATAGCGCCGGACTCTACGAACTCACTATCCCCAACGCCCGCCTCGCAGAACGCCTCCAAGGGCCGCAATTAAAGCCGGATAGCCCGATTGCCGAACTGCGGGTGCGCCAGCAGGATGCCCAAACGGTGGTTTTATTGCTCAAACCGTCTCCCACTTTTCAAATCGGCAGTATCGACCAGCGCGGTTCGCTGTTGAATATCGACCTCGCGATTAGAACCAGTACGGCTGTCCCAGTTTCCCCCCCGGATCGCACAACTCCCCTCCCGCCCCGACAAACGAACCCCGACAGTCTCCCATCTATCCCTAACAGCCGTTTGCGCGTGGTGGTGGATCCGGGACACGGGGGCGAGGATTACGGCGCGATCGGTTTGGGCGGTTTGCAAGAAAAGGAAGTGGTTCTCGATGTCTCCCAGCAAGTGGCGAAGTTGCTGGAGCAGCAGGGGATTAATGTCACGATGACGCGCGATGACGATCGCTTTATCAGCTTGCAGGGGCGCACGGCTCTGGCGAACCGCTTGCGAGCCGATTTATTTGTCAGCATTCACGCCAATTCGGTCGATAATCGTCCCGAGGTGAGCGGTTTGGAAACGTATTATTTTTCCAATGGCTCGCAGTTAGCTAGCATCATTCACCGCAATGTTTTAGATACGGTGGATATTCGCGATCGCTCGGTTCGCCAAGCCCGCTTCTACGTGCTGAGAAATTCAGAAATGCCCGCCGTTTTGGTGGAAATTGGTTTCGTTACGGGTTCTGAGGATTCATCGAATTTGAGGAAGCCCGAACATCGCCGCCAATTGGCAACCGCGATCGCGCGCGGCGTTCTCGAGTATGTTCAACGGAATCTACGCTAG